The sequence GCTCCATCCACTCTGGCTCCCAGCATTGCGCGTACCTCCACGAGGAGGCCAAAGCTATGCACGCGCGCCCGGTCGGCAACCTGAACTGGGGGGCCCTTGGGTGCGTGTTCAACGGTAGGTCCCGGCAACGCTCACCCGCGGACTCCGGCAACGCCCACCCCTGGACCTTCGGGGCGTGGGCGCGGGCGCACATCTCGCCACCCGGTGTCAGTAGTGCGCGAGGAAGCGCTCCAGGCCGGGGCGCAGGGCCTTTCGCTGGGCAATGCACAAATCCACGCGCTCCAGGGCCTGCGCCAGGGCGCGCTCGCCGCCTTCCAGTTGCTCCGCGCGCGGGCCCAGGAAGTCGGCCGCCTGCTGCCGGTGCTCGGCGTCGCAGAAAAAACCCCCGCTGGCCAGCAGCCACATGGAGACGTCGCGCGGCAGCCGCTGGCGCAGCGGCTCGAAGTGCTCGCGCAGGAAGCCGAAGGCGCCCACGCGGGTGGGCGGCTCGGAGAGCTGGTTGAAGAGGATGGGCAGCGCCTCGCGCGCGTCCACGTCCGGCGCCAGCATCAGCTCCAGGCTGGCACGGGAGAGGGCCGGGTCCCTGAAGGCGCCCAGCGCGCCGATGAGGAGCTCCCGCTCGCGCTCGTTCCGGGTGGCGCGCAGGGCCTGGAGCAGGCGCTGGTGCAGGGCAGCGTCGCCTCCGGACGCGGCGGTGCCGAGCACCGCGGAGGCTGCGTCCGGGGAGAGGACGCTCCGGTCCTCCAGCCAGCGAAGGGCGAGCTTGCGGGCCTCGGCGCGCAGCACCGCGTCCTGGCCCACGTTGGCCACCAGCCACACCAGCGACGGGCGCAGCATGCGCAAATCCTCGCTCTCGCCCGGGCGCGACACGAAGCCCAGCCGGCGCGCCATCGGCCCGAAGAGCCCGCGCACGAAGCGCGCGCGGTGGGGCAGAAGCGCGTCCGGAACGAACTCGTCCCGCACGCTGCCCACCACGCCCACCGCGGCCTCCACCAGGTCCGGGTCCTCCGGGCGCAAGAGCTTCGTGGCCAGCGTGAGCGCCTGGGCCACGTCCAAATCCCCGCTGGCCACCAGGGCCTGCGCGTCGTCCATCAGCACGCGGCGCTCGGGGACGCTCAGCCCCTTGCCGCCCTGGCGCGCCAGCCGCTCCAGCCCGTCTCCGGCGAGCAGCGCGTGGTAGTAGCCGCGCCCGTCCGCGTTGGGGTGCACCTGCTCCGGGCACGCCTTCGCGCCGTCCAGCACCAGGGTGCCCGTGGGCTCGGAGAGCACCGTGCACGCGCGGCCCTCCGCGCCGCCGGCCGTGTAGCGCGCGCAGATGGGCACCTGCCACGGCGTCCCGTCCTGGCCGCCGGGAGAGCCCAGCGGCAGGTAGCGCCGCTGCGAGAGCGCGAGCCTCGGCGGCCCGTCCTTGGGGCACTGCAGCTCCACGGACACGAGCGGCACGCCGGGCTGGTCCAGGAAGGTGGAGAACGCGGGCGCCACGTCCCGGTCCACGACGATGGAGAGTGCCCGGAAGAAGTCCTTCGTGGTGGCGCTGCCGCGCGCGTGGGCCTGGAGGTAGCGGCGCACGCCGAGCTGGAAGGCGTCCGGCCCCAGCCAGGACTCGAACATGGCCAGCACCGCGGCGCCCTTGCCGTAGGTAATCCCGTCGAAGGCGCCGTTGATGTCGCCGGAGGACTGGATGGGCTGGCGGATGCTCCGCGCGCTGACGAGCTGGTCCGCCTCCATGGCCTGCCCGCGAGACTCCACGCGGCGCACGTCCCAGCGCCACCCGGGCTGCCACTGGTTGATGACCTTGAAGGCCAGCCAGTCCGCGAAGGACTCGTTGAGCCACAAGTCGTCCCACCACTCCATGGTGACGAGGTTGCCGAACCACTGGTGCGCCAATTCGTGCGCCTGCGTCTCCGCGAACATGCGCTGGCGCCACACCGAGTCCCCCTCCACCGGCCCCAGCATGGACTGCGCGCCGAAGGTGATGAGGCCCGGGTGCTCCATGGCGCCGCCCGGCCCGCCGGGGACGGCCAGGACGTCCAGCTTCGCGAAGGGGTAGGGCGAGTCGAACCACGCCTCCAGCTTCTCCAGCAGCGGCGGTGTCACGCGCGCGGCCCACGTGGCCTCGGCGGCGTGGCCGTGCGCCACCAGCATGCGCACCGGCACGCCGTTGCGGCCCGCCCTGCCCGCGTCCACCACGTCGAAGGGGCCCACCGCGAAGGCCACCAGGTAGCTGGGCAAGGGCGGCGTGGGCTTGAAGCGCACCGTCTTCCAGCCGTCCGCGCCCACGTCCTCGTGCTCCACCGGCGCGTTGGAGTATGCGCCGTCCTCCGCGCGCACGCGCAGGGTGAGCTGCCAGGGAATCTTGAAGCCGGGCTCGTCGAAGCAGGGGAAGGCGCGCCGCGCGTACAGCGCCTCGAACTGCGTCATCGCGTACCAGCGCCCGTCCTCCTCGGCGCGGAAGACGCCGGTGTCCTCGTTCGCCAGCGCGCGGCCGGTGTACTCGAGGTGCAGCGAGGCCGAGCCCTTGCCCACCGGCTCCTCGGGGACGAGGGCGATGTGCTCGCCCACGGGCAGCGCGGACACGGCCACCTTGCGGCCATTCACCTCCAGGGTGGCGGCCTCCACCGTCAGCTCGTCGCCGTGCAGCCACAGCTCGCGCAGGGGCTCGTCCGCGAACAGCGCAAGCTCGATGTCCGCCGTGCCCCGGAACGTCTCCTGGCGCGGGTCCAGCTCCAGTGTCACCGCCTGCCGCACGGGCTTCACGCGCGAGTCCAACCGCAGGCCCGGCGGCACGAGGGCGCGGGGCGCGTCGCCAGCGGGCGAGGCCTCGCGGGTGGCCTGCGTCTTGGCGCGGGTGACGGGGGCGGGTGGCGGCTCGGGCCGCGTGCTCACGCAGCCGGCGAGGGTGAGCGCCAGCAGGGGCCAGGTGGCCGCGCCGAGGTTTCCGAGCCGCATCGGGAAGGTCTCCGCTCGCGCGGGACACGACGGCCCGCGACGGGCGCGCATTCCACCATTCGCGTGCTCGCGACGGTAGCGCCGCGCGCGGTGTCAGGACTGACGCGGGAGGGCATGGCCGGCCGCCTCCCCGCCTGCGGGGGGAAGATTGCGGTGACGGTGTCGGCGCAATGTGTCAGGCGTTGAGCACGGGGAACTTCGCGAGCAGCTCGAT comes from Pyxidicoccus parkwaysis and encodes:
- a CDS encoding M1 family metallopeptidase; amino-acid sequence: MRLGNLGAATWPLLALTLAGCVSTRPEPPPAPVTRAKTQATREASPAGDAPRALVPPGLRLDSRVKPVRQAVTLELDPRQETFRGTADIELALFADEPLRELWLHGDELTVEAATLEVNGRKVAVSALPVGEHIALVPEEPVGKGSASLHLEYTGRALANEDTGVFRAEEDGRWYAMTQFEALYARRAFPCFDEPGFKIPWQLTLRVRAEDGAYSNAPVEHEDVGADGWKTVRFKPTPPLPSYLVAFAVGPFDVVDAGRAGRNGVPVRMLVAHGHAAEATWAARVTPPLLEKLEAWFDSPYPFAKLDVLAVPGGPGGAMEHPGLITFGAQSMLGPVEGDSVWRQRMFAETQAHELAHQWFGNLVTMEWWDDLWLNESFADWLAFKVINQWQPGWRWDVRRVESRGQAMEADQLVSARSIRQPIQSSGDINGAFDGITYGKGAAVLAMFESWLGPDAFQLGVRRYLQAHARGSATTKDFFRALSIVVDRDVAPAFSTFLDQPGVPLVSVELQCPKDGPPRLALSQRRYLPLGSPGGQDGTPWQVPICARYTAGGAEGRACTVLSEPTGTLVLDGAKACPEQVHPNADGRGYYHALLAGDGLERLARQGGKGLSVPERRVLMDDAQALVASGDLDVAQALTLATKLLRPEDPDLVEAAVGVVGSVRDEFVPDALLPHRARFVRGLFGPMARRLGFVSRPGESEDLRMLRPSLVWLVANVGQDAVLRAEARKLALRWLEDRSVLSPDAASAVLGTAASGGDAALHQRLLQALRATRNERERELLIGALGAFRDPALSRASLELMLAPDVDAREALPILFNQLSEPPTRVGAFGFLREHFEPLRQRLPRDVSMWLLASGGFFCDAEHRQQAADFLGPRAEQLEGGERALAQALERVDLCIAQRKALRPGLERFLAHY